Proteins from one Candidatus Zixiibacteriota bacterium genomic window:
- the trpS gene encoding tryptophan--tRNA ligase → MAENRIVLSGMQPTGRLHLGNYEGALKNWVALQRDYEMYCCIVDWHALTSDFADTAELPERVRQMAIDYLAAGLDPGKSAVFVQSHVKEHAELHLLFSMIIPIPWLERVPSYKDKAEELGLDSYGFLGYPLLQAADILVYKAGWVPVGQDQLPHIELTREVARRFNTLYGEVFPEPQAKLTTFAAVPGIDGRKMSKSYENEISLSHSADETRARLKKMFTDPQKLRKGDAGRPEICPVYALHKIYTPDHESAIAPPCRTGELGCVDCKMRLADHLNTTLAPIRERRAALERDTAALDRALASGADRARAKASATMADVRKAMHLV, encoded by the coding sequence ATGGCCGAGAACCGCATCGTACTTTCGGGAATGCAACCGACCGGGCGTTTGCATCTGGGCAACTACGAGGGCGCGCTGAAGAACTGGGTGGCGTTGCAGCGCGACTATGAGATGTACTGTTGCATCGTCGACTGGCACGCGCTGACATCGGATTTCGCTGACACAGCGGAGCTGCCGGAACGGGTCAGGCAGATGGCGATCGACTACCTGGCGGCGGGGCTCGATCCCGGCAAGAGCGCGGTCTTTGTGCAATCGCATGTCAAAGAGCATGCCGAGCTGCATCTGCTCTTTTCGATGATCATCCCCATCCCCTGGCTGGAGCGAGTGCCGAGTTACAAGGACAAAGCCGAAGAACTGGGATTGGATTCGTACGGCTTCCTGGGGTATCCGCTACTGCAGGCGGCGGACATCCTGGTCTACAAGGCGGGGTGGGTCCCGGTCGGGCAGGACCAGTTGCCGCACATCGAGCTGACCCGCGAGGTGGCGCGGCGGTTCAATACGCTCTATGGCGAGGTCTTCCCCGAGCCGCAGGCGAAGTTGACCACATTCGCGGCGGTGCCGGGGATCGACGGGCGCAAGATGAGCAAGTCATACGAGAATGAAATCTCGCTGTCGCACTCGGCCGATGAGACCCGCGCGCGTCTGAAGAAGATGTTCACCGATCCGCAGAAACTGCGAAAGGGTGATGCCGGTCGTCCCGAGATCTGCCCGGTCTATGCGCTGCACAAGATCTACACGCCGGATCATGAGAGCGCCATCGCTCCCCCCTGCCGTACCGGGGAGTTGGGTTGTGTCGACTGCAAGATGCGATTGGCCGACCACCTCAACACCACGCTGGCCCCGATACGCGAGCGCCGCGCCGCATTGGAGCGCGACACCGCCGCGCTCGACCGGGCCCTGGCCTCCGGCGCCGACCGCGCCCGCGCCAAGGCCTCGGCGACCATGGCCGACGTGCGGAAGGCGATGCATCTCGTGTAG
- a CDS encoding DUF554 domain-containing protein produces MFGTWVNTATVTAGSLLGLVVGDRLPEKIKQSVFTALALVTLSIGVMLVIRGTRPLLIVGAIILGGITGEIIAIERRLERFGTWLQGIARVGSGQFVRGFVTASLLFCVGPMTVVGSIQDGLSGDSTLLITKSVMDGFAALALAATTGIGVLFAAGTVLVIQGSLTLLSGWFSALTVPEALNQLSAVGGLLILGLGIRMLGLKDIPVANYLPALVFIAAAAVWL; encoded by the coding sequence ATGTTCGGCACTTGGGTCAATACCGCGACCGTCACCGCCGGATCGTTGCTGGGTTTGGTGGTCGGTGATCGCCTCCCGGAGAAGATCAAGCAGTCCGTCTTCACCGCCCTGGCGCTGGTGACACTCTCGATCGGTGTGATGCTCGTCATTCGGGGCACACGTCCGCTGTTGATCGTCGGCGCCATTATTCTCGGCGGCATCACCGGTGAGATCATCGCCATCGAGCGCCGTCTCGAGCGCTTCGGCACCTGGTTGCAGGGCATCGCCCGGGTCGGTTCCGGACAGTTCGTGCGCGGCTTCGTCACCGCGTCGCTGTTGTTCTGTGTCGGGCCGATGACGGTCGTCGGCTCGATTCAGGATGGTCTGTCCGGCGATTCCACGCTCCTGATCACCAAGTCCGTGATGGACGGTTTCGCCGCGCTGGCGTTGGCGGCAACCACCGGCATCGGCGTGCTCTTCGCCGCCGGAACGGTGTTGGTCATTCAAGGATCGCTGACGTTGTTGAGCGGATGGTTCTCAGCCCTGACGGTGCCGGAGGCGCTCAATCAACTGTCCGCCGTCGGCGGCCTGTTGATCCTCGGATTGGGCATTCGGATGCTGGGATTGAAGGATATCCCGGTCGCCAATTACCTCCCGGCGCTGGTCTTCATCGCCGCCGCGGCGGTGTGGTTATGA
- a CDS encoding GNAT family N-acetyltransferase — MTSVAEKPKRAATARTGPRIAPLSASDLLDAARLMSRTVDDQRTKAGLTALELKFKTPPPLMRHIYEQDPDLSWGAYEDDKLVGFATSHMRDRQWHVAYLFVDPAYQNRGLGTALLRNGLAEAEKREAYITSQCTFTYNPKAIALYSRLGMFPRKNLMLLEGPSCKEMECPEPTETVTPRIIDSTALLADLNHMDREIRGINRSVDHCYWLADDNHTGYVFSVGGTLVGYSYISHQGFVAPVLATRDTYLPDIIAHSLKLLAKECDDRPKLWLNGKNFASLQMLLTHGFQIKEIALLMTNRMFCDMRRYLPSSLAVF, encoded by the coding sequence ATGACATCGGTAGCAGAAAAGCCCAAACGGGCGGCCACAGCCCGAACCGGACCACGGATCGCCCCGCTGTCGGCCTCCGACCTCCTGGACGCGGCGCGGCTGATGAGCCGCACCGTCGACGACCAGCGGACCAAGGCGGGTCTGACGGCCCTGGAGTTGAAGTTCAAAACCCCTCCCCCATTGATGCGTCACATATACGAGCAGGACCCCGACCTGTCTTGGGGCGCCTATGAGGATGACAAGCTGGTCGGCTTCGCCACCTCGCACATGCGCGATCGGCAGTGGCACGTGGCCTATCTGTTCGTCGACCCAGCGTATCAGAACCGCGGTTTGGGGACCGCCTTGCTGCGCAACGGACTGGCCGAAGCGGAGAAGCGCGAGGCCTATATCACATCGCAGTGTACCTTCACCTACAACCCGAAGGCCATCGCCTTGTACTCCCGGCTGGGGATGTTCCCGCGCAAGAACCTGATGCTCCTGGAGGGCCCGTCCTGCAAGGAGATGGAATGCCCGGAGCCGACCGAGACGGTGACGCCACGGATCATCGACTCCACCGCGTTGCTCGCCGATCTCAACCACATGGATCGTGAGATTCGCGGGATCAACCGTTCGGTCGACCACTGCTACTGGCTGGCCGACGACAACCACACCGGATATGTCTTCTCCGTCGGCGGCACACTGGTCGGTTACTCGTATATCTCCCACCAGGGATTCGTGGCGCCGGTGCTGGCGACTCGGGACACCTATCTACCCGATATCATCGCCCACTCCCTGAAACTGCTGGCCAAGGAATGCGATGATCGCCCGAAGCTCTGGCTCAACGGCAAGAACTTCGCCTCGCTGCAGATGCTGCTGACCCACGGTTTCCAGATCAAGGAGATTGCCCTCCTGATGACCAACCGCATGTTCTGCGACATGCGGCGCTACCTGCCGTCGTCGCTGGCGGTGTTCTGA
- a CDS encoding HNH endonuclease — MSNGSVPFGLSRPVLVLNQNYEPLSVCTARRAVVLVFLGKAEVVERLDGRMVHTPQLVFPLSSVVRLGLFVQRPRKRILLTRRNIIKRDGHRCQYCGQSRTAMTVDHVTPKNRGGTDSWENLVCACIRCNNKKGHRTPEEAEMPLRRTPHRPNHITFIQRFIGLGDHRWKQYLFLD; from the coding sequence GTGTCCAATGGCTCCGTCCCATTCGGCCTCTCACGCCCGGTTCTGGTCCTCAACCAGAATTATGAGCCGCTCTCTGTCTGTACGGCCCGACGGGCGGTTGTCCTCGTTTTTCTGGGCAAGGCGGAGGTCGTGGAGCGGCTCGATGGTCGGATGGTGCACACGCCCCAACTGGTTTTCCCGCTGTCCTCGGTCGTGCGGCTGGGGCTGTTTGTGCAGCGCCCCCGCAAGCGGATCCTCCTGACCCGGCGCAACATCATCAAGCGCGACGGCCACCGTTGCCAGTACTGCGGCCAGTCCCGGACCGCCATGACCGTCGATCACGTCACTCCCAAGAACCGGGGCGGCACCGACTCGTGGGAGAACCTCGTCTGCGCCTGCATCCGCTGCAATAACAAGAAGGGCCACCGCACGCCGGAAGAGGCGGAGATGCCCTTACGCCGTACGCCCCATCGCCCCAACCACATCACCTTCATCCAACGCTTCATCGGCCTCGGCGACCACCGCTGGAAGCAGTATCTGTTCTTGGATTAG